TATGAAAACACAGAGTTTGGTATGACTGATTTATATAATTTAAGAGGTCATAATATATTTAATACACCATTTGGAGTAATGGAGTTAGAGCGTGAAATTAAAGAGAAAATTATGAATAAAAAAGAAATTCAAGAAGTGATAGATATAGCTTCAAGAGTTGAATTTAATAGCTTAAATATAGAAGTTACAGTGAAGTTAAAAAGTGGTGAAACTTTAACAAGTGAGGTGAGTATAGAGTGATAGAATACAAAGTTCCTACAATAGATGAAATAGAAGAAGAGATGTTAAATAATATATCGGATGATTATGTAAAAGATATTGGAACTTTTACAAGAGATATGATAAGAACATACGCTATAGAGTCACATAAATTTGAAAAGAAATTAGAAGAGTATTATAAAAAGTTAGATATTTATAATTTAACTGGAAATGAACTTACCAAATTTGTTGAACAAAGAAAAGGCCTTCATAGAAAAAGTGCAAATCCAGCTAAAGGAGTTTTGACAGTTGAAGGAACAGGGATTATTAAAATTGGAGATGTATTTGAAACAGGATCAGGAAATAGGTATAAAGCAATTGAAGAGGTAGTTATAAATAAAGTAGGGGCTGTCAATATAGAAGCGATTGAACCAGGAAGTACTGGAAATGTTGGAGCTAATTCAATTGTTTTTATTCCAGTAACAATTCAAGGAATTTCAAAAGTTACAAATAAAGCTCAACTAATAGATGGGTATGATGAAGAAACTGATGATTCATTAAGAGAAAGATACTTAATTGAAATTCAAAAGCCTGCAACGAGTGGGAATGTTTATCATTATATGCAATGGGGAAGAGAAGTTGTAGGTGTTGGAGATGTAAGAGTGTTTCCTTTATGGAATGGGAACAATACTGTTCAAATAGTAATAATAGATGATAATAAAGTAATAGCAAATCAAGAGCTAATAAATAGAGTACAAGAATATATAGACCCAAAAGGTGCGAATAATAGCACTTGGGGAACAGGTTCTGGAGCAGCTCCAATAGGAGCTTATTGTACAGTTAGTACAGCGATAGCTAAAACTATCAATATAGATTGTGAATTAGTTTTA
The Cetobacterium sp. ZOR0034 DNA segment above includes these coding regions:
- a CDS encoding baseplate J/gp47 family protein, which encodes MIEYKVPTIDEIEEEMLNNISDDYVKDIGTFTRDMIRTYAIESHKFEKKLEEYYKKLDIYNLTGNELTKFVEQRKGLHRKSANPAKGVLTVEGTGIIKIGDVFETGSGNRYKAIEEVVINKVGAVNIEAIEPGSTGNVGANSIVFIPVTIQGISKVTNKAQLIDGYDEETDDSLRERYLIEIQKPATSGNVYHYMQWGREVVGVGDVRVFPLWNGNNTVQIVIIDDNKVIANQELINRVQEYIDPKGANNSTWGTGSGAAPIGAYCTVSTAIAKTINIDCELVLEKGYELDSIKPLIEDELKRYLKSIAFKKNSVSYALLSSWILNIDGVQEWTTFTINGNQENIKIEEKEVAVLGSVNLSVS
- a CDS encoding DUF2634 domain-containing protein, producing the protein MSIFPIFNEVLDVKEESQKNGRKEILFDFKAKKVVIVDGKTKEATEVEQVRQWIQLLILTQVDKYKVYENTEFGMTDLYNLRGHNIFNTPFGVMELEREIKEKIMNKKEIQEVIDIASRVEFNSLNIEVTVKLKSGETLTSEVSIE